Below is a window of Gossypium hirsutum isolate 1008001.06 chromosome A12, Gossypium_hirsutum_v2.1, whole genome shotgun sequence DNA.
AAATTTTTAATCAAAGTAAAAGATGTTCAGACCTGTGTCTTATGCCCATTTCACACTGTGATTTATTTCTTGATAAAAGTTTTGAGAGACTGGATGTCGTTTATGCTTGGTTTAATCTTCCATTATACATGAATATTTTTGTTTTCCTGGCTTTAGCATAACACTAAGCAGCGTGGGAAATTTTAAAAGCTTGAAAAAGTAATGCAGACAAAAATAGGCAGAGTGCCACGACTACCACTCTTCTCTGATCATTGGGCACCCCGTTTGTCAAAGATCAACGGCACGGTGTTGAACCATCCTTAAAAAGGCCTAAACTGCTTTCCAATCGTCAGTCTTATGCCCTTTGGCTATCTTCTAGAGCCAAAGTCGCCTCAATAATTAATAAACTATTCATTCTTTAAGCGTTTTCTCTCACTACAAAAATCACCTTCAAATAACATGTACCCAGGTCCACCCTCCACTCAAATCTGCTGTTGTTACTGCAATTCCTGATCCTCTTTGTCAAATACTTTCATATCTTCTAAGTATTtcttccttttccattcctttTTTACAGCTCGAAAAGCAATGGCGAGTTTATCGAACTCGCTTCAACTCAAGCACGGACTCACTTCCTGGTGCCCGGGCTCTTCTAGTTTGACTCGTCGTCTCCCTTCCTCTTCCATCCGATTCAGAAGCTTCGTCGTTGCCGCCTCTTCTTTTTCTAATGACAACCGAGAGTCAGTTTCTctcaatcaaaatttttttcttttcaatttggtttaaaatttcatgtttatataACTTGATTCACTTGGGGTTTATTCATTTTGTTCCTTATCTGATAGATTTGTGATCGTTGGAGGAGGCAATGCTGCTGGGTATGCAGCCAGGACTTTCGTCGAACACGGGATGGCCGATGGCAAGCTGTGTATTGTGTCCAAGGAGGTGATTTCTATATCCTaattttgcttcttctttttatgATTCTTTTACTAGTTAGTGGTTTTGAATGTTGGGTTTTTGGTTTGATGCTTACAATGATTTTTTGCAGGCATATGCACCGTATGAGAGACCGGCTTTGACAAAAGGCTACTTGTTTCCACTAGATAAGAAACCAGCTCGATTACCTGTAAGTATAATCTTCTGCTTTATATAGCTACATTTAACTTGAATTAGGTCCTTCTTTGTACATTGGGTCATTGTTGAGTGTAATTTGGTGAAAACATTTTGCAAGTTCATGTTCTCAAAGACTAGAATTTCAAGCCTGTTCAGGTCTAGTTTTCTGTAGGGTCTAATGGTTTCATGCTTGTAATAtgttatatattgttttaattgttttaaattgAATCATCATAGGGTTTTCATACTTGTGTTGGATCTGGTGGTGAAAGGCAAACTCCTGAATGGTACAAAGAGAAAGGGATTGAGGTATCTTTAACTTCATTAGCTACTTGTTTATGCCCCCCTGCCTTTCTTCCTCTTTTTACTGGTCCTTTTTTTTAGAACTTCACTGGAAATTCATTTTTCGATAAGCTGAGAAACGAAAGTTGGCTTGTTCTAATCTTTTCTCCTGCTTCTCTTGTATGCTTAGATGATCTACGAGGATCCAGTAACGGGTATTGATACAGAAAAGCAAACCCTAACTACAAATTCAGGCAAATTGCTGAAGTATGGATCTCTTATAATTGCCACAGGATGTACAGCCTCAAGGTATGCTCATCGTTTTGCATTCTTCTCCCATTTAATTGTCCTAGGTTATACACATGAACTGGTGAAACAATTAAGAAGAAAAAGGACATTGATTTCTTGACGTGTTTATTTCAGATTTCCAGATAAAATTGGTGGAAACTTTCCTGGTGTACACTATATTCGGGATGTTGCTGATGCTGACTCACTAATCTCTTCTTTGGTACTTCAAAAGTTTCttctaatcatatatatatttcctatATCTATGTTTATATATTCCTTTTTTTATTGTTCTTAAGTTGGGTCTTCCAATAGGTTgataaaactttttatttaattgtttaggAGAAGGCACAGAAAGTGGTGATTGTTGGTGGTGGTTATATTGGGATGGAGGTTGCTGCCGCTGCTGTTGCCTGGAAACTTGAAACTTCGGTATGAGTTCATTTCATTTAGTAAACTTAATTTGCTCTGTTCTTAATGAAAGGAAAACAAACTGTTCCATTTCTGCTGTAGTTTTCCTTTAGATGGTCCAAGCCGAGGTGTCACTTTTGATATattgaaaacgagtaaaaagttTCTATATGTTTCAAGAAATGATTGTATTCAGACACACACATGTGCATTTCTGTGTCAGCCTGTGCATAAGACTACattatcttcttttctttttttttttaaggttatCTGATTTCATGTAACAACTTGCTGAGctttaattcaatttcctttTGCTCCTAATGTAGATCATTTTCCCAGAGAATCAGCTTTTGCAAAGATTATTCACTCCTTCTCTTGCTCAAAGGTATGAAGAACTATACAAAGAGTACggtgtcaaatttttaaaggtaCTCTCTCTCTTTCTCCTACACACATTTTGCAATCTGAGTTTGTGTGCTGCAATGTTCATTAGTTTGAAATTGATATTGAGTTAGCCAGTGAACACCTGAATTTGTCTAGTCCTTGTAACTGAGTATTCTGATCTTATTAAACCGTTGACCAGGGTGCTTCTATCAAAAACTTAGAAGCTGGTCCTGATGGACAGGTAGCTGCTGTTAAACTTGGAGATGGATCTACTGTGGAAGCTGACATGGTAACCATTTTGTTATAAGTAGAAACATTTTTTTTGTTAGTGGTGGGAGAGCTGATCAAGTTCTCCTTTTACTCAATATTTTCGACATTCTGCAGGTAGTTATTGGTATTGGAGCAAAACCTGCAGTTAGTCCCTTTGAAGTGGTAGGATTAAATAATACTGTTGGTGGCATACAGGTGAGCATTGTCTTTAACCTTTTCTGATTGAATTATTTGCTCATTTATACGATCTGTTGCTATTAACTTTTAATGCATTGTTACTTGTTCGTATCTATTAATATACAGGCAACCAACTAGTCATGCTATAGCATATATTATATGCCTTGATGAaatttttttcagtttttttttttttacatgttcTATTCCTGATTGTTAAaaagtccactacaacactatcattttattttcatgccTTCTTGTGACCATAGTTTGATATTCTGATTGTTCTAGTGGAGTATGTGGGTGTGATGATTGAAGTCTGAACATGAACCAGGTTGATGGTCTGTTCCGGACAAGCGTACCTGGAATATTTGCAGTGGGAGATGTTGCAGCATTCCCCCTTAAGgtacaatattttttaaattaattgccATTTTTCCTTTCAAGATctataaatacacattttatcatGACAGATGTATGACCGTGTAGCACGAGTTGAACATGTTGATCATGCTCGTCGATCTGCACAGCATTGTGTTAAGTCATTACTTAGTGCACAAACTCACACGTATGTGACCATCTATCTCTTTTCTTCCTCAATCTGAATCTCTATAATGTTAGTTACATTCAGTGCTGCTCTTTCATTCTGAAACGTTGATGGTTTGCATCATTACCTATTTATATTTTCCAGGTATGATTATCTGCCCTACTTTTACTCGAGGGTTTTTGAGTATGAAGGGAGCCCCAGGAAAGTTTGGTGGCAGTTTTTCGGGGACAATGGTGAGAATATATTTTACTTTGCATTTGTAACAGTGCATGTATATGTTATCTCACTTTTCAATTATAATATACTGCGCAGTTGGAGAGACGGTTGAGATTGGaaattttgatccaaaaattgCTACTTTCTGGATAGATTCTGGTAATGGAACTTCTGAGAGTCCTCTCTCTTCACTCTCTCCATTTTCTATTACAGTTTTGACCAAGAAATATTAAACTTTTCCTTCATGACTTTACAGGTAAACTGAAAGGAGTTCTTCTTGAAAGTGGAAATGCTGAGGTAGTTTTCTTTACAAGATTTCCATGCCACTTAACATTCTTGATTGAATGGTTGAGATTTTCTACTTATGTTGAATTTGGGTTATCTCTAAGAGAAGTCAAAAATCGTGATGGAATGACGAAACCATTAAGATATAACTAGACACAGTGTTTATACAAAACCAAGATTCCTCATAAAGTACATTAAACAGTATACGTTTTATCTAAGTCGGTCTTTTCAGCACAAAAACAATAATATATGGCAGAAGGAAGATAACTATAGATTTCGGCTTTTAGTTCACATGTATGAAACTAAAATATAGTTGTGTCAATATAATATCCCTCCTGGCATTTTATGTATTTTGTGGCATGTTAGTTATTTATCCTATACTGCTATTTGGATTAAATGGTTGCTAAACtcaaaaagtattaaaaaaaacatgaaaccCCCTTGTTTCATCTTTCTCCTGCATCTTTTGTGCTATGTTATTACAAGACTTTGCTTTCCAAGGCGCTCAAGGTGACACAATTTTGTCATGTTGTAGGAATTTAAGCTACTTCCGGAACTTGCAAGGAACCAGCCTTCCATTGACAAAGCCAAGCTCGAAAAGGCATCTTCAGTTGAGGAGGCACTCGAGATTGCTAAAGCCTCCCTGCAAATGGTGTAGAAAGCTTAGTTGCACTGCTGAACCTCTCATCGAAAAGTAGTGGTCTTTGCACAAGAACACCACCATGCAGTTAGCTTTTGGTAATAAAATCTTGAAACCTTACCATGAAATAATTGTTTGAAACCTAGAGTATACAGCCTACTTCGATATGCagtgagagagagagaaatgTACCACCTTGAAATTTTGGTAGGGTGTTTGTGGATCCAATAATAACTGATTCAATCATTTGTGTAGTAtgtatcctttttttttttttctgctttTCATGATATAAAAATGATTAAACTGATTCCTAGTTTGAATTACTAAGGAATAAAATGGTTAGATGATGTAAAAACTAACCAAGTAATATTATAGCAAtggaaagttaataaaaaatctGAAACTTGGCAGAAGACTAGATAGCAATAAAATTGTTAAATACACATTTCCCTGTACCAACCAAGACCCTCTTAATACTTGAGTATGTATTAACAAAGAAAGATATATTATGAATTTGGTctctttattatatttaaatttgaaatttagtccataGTTGAAATACTTAAACcttattaataattaaagttaaaatcacgGAAAAACTCACATTAATATCTTGATTGGAATagttaactaataatattagagCATAGACCAAAAGTATAGCTTAATCTAACAAAAACTAGTTCAAATAGGAATGGAAATGTAGCAGCCTGGTATAAATGTTGCTAAATTTAATATTCGCTTCACACTTAGCAATTTTATGTTCCATCAGTTTTGCTGTTGGATGTATGATATTGAAAACCCTATcttgtttcaatttaatttttattacttatttataatattttcaatcttttaaagacatataaatatttaatcataattctttcaaaattatatttaaacataaaacatataaattttttataacacattttttatatgtttattcttttaatagttataaagataaaatgataaaatttatataataaaataaaataaatatttaccatAATTATTCCGTTTctaatataatagaaaaataagATAATTGGGATTTTACTTTCCTTAAATCAAAATTCTGGAAGAAAAGCCCAAATTATTAGGACAGGTAAGTCATACAGACCCAGAGCAGTCCAAGTGGCCTACGTCTTGCCGTATGTTAATTTGACGGGATTAAAAATTTAGCCAACATGGATAACGTCATCTAACAAGGTATAGGTAGAGATGTCCATTATTCGGATTGGATTTAGGTTTGATTTCAAGGAAAATTTGAAGTCCAGAATTGTTTTCCAGTTGACACGTTAAATAAATTCATTTCACTAttcaagaaattaaaatatttaaaattatatttttaattaatattttatatttttataatttaatttaattttaatttttaaaaatatttttattatttaaattaaatttaaatcggATGAAATCGTCTCAagaaacaaattttttatttattaaaacttGACTTTAATCAAGTTAGGCTTACCGAGTTCGATAGGCTACTCACTCTTACAAGTTTAAACAAATCTCATAGAAGATATTATCACATGATATTTATTGGTACGTAATTAATCGATGATAAATTTAAAAACGATAAGAcattaaagtgtaaaagtttttttattattttattttaaataagccTAGATGAACAAGATAGTCTCGTGGCTTGAAAGTAGTgtaaccaaaaaaaaatgaaaataatcaaagaaaaataatttagaagaaagaaaacgaaaacgaaaactacgaagaaaacaaaaaaagagcAAATAAGGTTTTGGCATGGATGGTAAAGGCAAAAGGTATTAAATTTTCAATATCTAGATTTCAGAAGtgcaaatatatatttgaattttttagttttattatatattattgtcaTGTGTCGATTTTAGATTGTTCGAGCAACatttaaaagagaaaaattaaGAATGTCATCTTAAAATAaagttgattttaaaattaaaatttcaaaactaatgGAAGATCTAATTATATGCAATCAAGATTTTAAGTCTATTGACCACTATCCAAATATTAACTTAAACTCCCGTTAAAGAGTTTATCAAAATTGCTTTGCTCTCTCACTTTTTCTCTTCCTTTGTGTGTGCCGCTTACTTTgcttataaaaattgaaaaataaaaattatccgACCGTTTATTAGAAGGGTAAAAGGACATAATGAGACTTATGGATTTAAccattaataaatttttagtgtGTTTGTAATctcccaaaaaaaaattatatttactttaCAAGTGACTCGAACCAAAACTCATgccatttacttttacttttatgtTCATTACTGGTTGGGTGGATTGCTcaactcaaatttaaaatatttttatttaaatttcagtatttaattattaatacaaatttatatattttattattttgaaatcataATATGAGTTTTTAATACTGATGAAGTTTGgattggtttatatatatatatatatatatatatttataaatggaATGTCAAACCAGCTTGAAGTGCGGAAACTCTATATAATGAGCTCTAATGCTTTATCAAACTGAAGTcaactaattaaaaaaatggaacaaaaatatatgaaaagaaatcttgaatgagacgTGGTCTGATGTTTGATTTGGGCAGCCTCAAATAGATTGTGTTGAGCTGTTTAAAGACCATTTCAACATCCTCGGTGTCACTTATGGGATATAGCTTCGCTTGCCCTGCTAATTTTACCACTACCAACActacaatctttttttttttaatgtcctTTTGGTGGCTTATTTTATttgctattatatatatatttatctatatatattgaaTCAATTATGATAGTCAATATCGTATCGGTTAGTATATATCATTTCGATCTTTAATTCACATCAATCAATTTATGTTTCGttcttattaaaattttggtGCATTTCAATTATTTTGATGCATTCTTGTCCGTTTCTATCAATATCGACTTGTATCGATGCGTATCCACTTATAtttgtacaaaaaaaaattcttacccaatttaaatttttctataactATATTTATATGGATGTAATTGACATATATTTGcatgcatatataatatataatttattaagaaattaaaaaataagattataaatatatatataatttatcaagAAAGTAAATATgagactataaatatatataaaaatattaaaaatatcgataaatttaaaataatatatcaaaatattaatacgtatcaataccaaaacaaaaataatatgcaTATTACTTGCAATCAACACTAAcctttcacatatatatatatatatatatatagtttcttGATATCGTTCAGTAAGCATTAACACATCAATTTCTAATGAATCTTTGGTTGTTTAAGCAAAAAGGTGCCTCATCCCAACGCGTTTGTCATCAAATCATGGATATCATTTTCATGGCATGCAATTCATGACAAtaactaattattaaattacaaaagataaaaaaaaatcataaaatcttttaatattaaaagttatattgagttttgactaaatttaaaattgaa
It encodes the following:
- the LOC107949020 gene encoding monodehydroascorbate reductase, chloroplastic/mitochondrial translates to MYPARKAMASLSNSLQLKHGLTSWCPGSSSLTRRLPSSSIRFRSFVVAASSFSNDNREFVIVGGGNAAGYAARTFVEHGMADGKLCIVSKEAYAPYERPALTKGYLFPLDKKPARLPGFHTCVGSGGERQTPEWYKEKGIEMIYEDPVTGIDTEKQTLTTNSGKLLKYGSLIIATGCTASRFPDKIGGNFPGVHYIRDVADADSLISSLEKAQKVVIVGGGYIGMEVAAAAVAWKLETSIIFPENQLLQRLFTPSLAQRYEELYKEYGVKFLKGASIKNLEAGPDGQVAAVKLGDGSTVEADMVVIGIGAKPAVSPFEVVGLNNTVGGIQVDGLFRTSVPGIFAVGDVAAFPLKMYDRVARVEHVDHARRSAQHCVKSLLSAQTHTYDYLPYFYSRVFEYEGSPRKVWWQFFGDNVGETVEIGNFDPKIATFWIDSGKLKGVLLESGNAEEFKLLPELARNQPSIDKAKLEKASSVEEALEIAKASLQMV